ATGGTACGGTGGCAATGGGGGAGAGACGAGTGGCTAACCCTTTAGCCGGAAACTTGGCGAAGTTATTAATAAGGGCAATCGGCCTAAATTGCGAGATCAAATCCGCGCCCTTGACTTTAGGAATAAGGGTAATGACAGCGTAATTAAGGCGAGAGATGTCCACCGTACCCAACCAGAACCCTTGGATGATCGTACAAATGAGAGGCCGCAACTGCGGCCAGAATTTTTTGAAGAAGGGGATCGAAAAACCATCAGGGCCGGAAGCAGCATTCGGGTTAGCCGAGCTAATCACCTGTCAGATCTCTTCGTCAGATAAGGGGACCATCAGGCCCGAATTTTCGCCCGGAGAGATCTTAGACCCCTCATCCCAGAAGTCAGGGCAAAGGCCAAGCCCAGGGTCCGGCTTAGAGCCGAGTAGATTGGAATAGAAGCTAACAATGTGATTCATAATGAGGGACTAGTCAGAAATTCTAACGCCGTCAATCAACAGAGTGTCAATGAAACATCTGCGGCGTCTGCCATTCGCGATCGCAAAGAAGTAAGCCGTCATAGCATCCCCTTTCAAGGTCCAGTTAAGGGCACCTCGTTGGCGCCAGTAAATTTCTGACTGTTGGTGAAGCAACATCAAAGCGTCTTCCAGGGAGTAGCGAGTAGCCCACTGAGAGGCGGAGAGCCCAGATGTGTCAGCAGATTGATCCAAATCCCGGATTTGAGATTCGAGGGATTCCTTGTCTCTACGCAACTCGGCCGCCCTATTCCGAGACCACCCCCTTAAGAATTTACGCGACTCATAAGACACCTTGTGCCAATCATCCATGGGACCAAAGGAGCGatgaggagaagaaagaagattACTAATCTTAGAAACCATCACGTCACAAAAGCCCTCAACAACATGCCAAGAAGCATCAAACTGGAAACGGGAGGGAGAAACAAGAGAAAGGATACCAGCATCCAAGATCAGGGGAACATGATCAGAGCCCACCGCAGGCCTAGCCTTAAGCAGCGCGCGGGGAAATAGCGACTCCCACTGAACAGAAACAAAAACCCTGTCCAGCATCGACCGGACAGGCGAGGAttgatggttagaccaggtgaaACGCGCCCCCACCCTAGGGAGCTCACGCAGCGCGCAATTACTAATGAAATCATTAAAAGCATTGGCAAGAGGCCAGGAGAAATTAGGATTATTCTTGTCGGCCGGAGAACGTAACAAATTGAAATCACCCCCAATCAACAAGTATTAAATGAAGCAATTTACGTTTAATGATAGCAGACATGTATGCATACTCTTATTTGAATCAATCAAACATAACATCCTGCTGAGGTATTATTGTGATTTTACTACGCTAGTTCAACAAGCGCCTACGGAATCAAAGATTTGTTTCAGACAAGTGACGCTGAATTTTCTTGATCGTCTTCATCGAAGGAACTTAGTCTAGTTGCTTGTTGACTGAAACAAGGACTACGCCAAACTAATATTTCCGGGAGCAAAACGTGAACACAATGCCTTACTATTCTCGGTAAGCAACACCTTGCTATTCGCTCTGACTTGTCCTGCCTCTACCTTTCCCTTTCAGACCTTTGCTACTGGTTATTGTTCTGTACTTGAGGGCTTCATTATCAAGCCGGGCCGCTTCCTTAATCCTTCTGAACATTATCAAGCAGTGCGATGCATATTTGTTTGTTGATATGTCAGACTTCTTCCTGGCAACTGCTGTCCAAGTTAGCTCGGGACGGCCTGAGTTGATATTTGACATTCATTGTTTGCATCACAGCTTGTCCTCTAGTGTGTCATAAGAAAAACTGGCGTTGATTCGCTCTTACTTCTCTTGGATCGAATGTGATTATTAAGCAAGGTGTAGAGATTTAAGAGGTCATTGGATACCACGTATTTTCTATATTTCAAAGTTTCAATAGAAGAAGGCATGGGAATTCTAAGTTTTTCCTAGAGAGAACGATTGGAATCCGAAAATCCTACGTAATCCTTTACGAGTTGCTATGTGTACCTTCCTTCCACCAAAACTAAacgacgccccccccccccccccccccccctttttttTTCCAGGGTGGGCACTGGCGTCCTCACTAATATCCAATCCAATTAGTTGCTGCCAAATCATCCTTTACGTAAGATACGTAACAACCTGCACAGAGATATAGCATTGCTCATGGGAATCTTGTAGAATCAGTTGAGATCTTTTAAGGAGATTAAATAGATGTTCGTGATGCTGCCTGACTAGGCTTTACAAGATGGACGAGCAATAAGATTTAGTTATTGGAACTGGTCACCATGTTGCAGCCAATATTGATGTACATTTACTGACTAAATCCCTTTCATTTTCTTTTCCAGTGTCACACTTGTATGCTTACCAATATTACTTTGAAatagaagtttgcaaaatactGATATGCGCCTGAAGCCTCTAGCAAGATTGGTGCCCTTGGCAACGATTAGCTTTGTTTCGCCTGTACCTTTTTTTTATCTCGTAGGTCCTGAGCGATTCACCTTTGTGCTGCATCTCTAGCTGGCATCCtgagttttcttttctttttttctgttaCAACTTGTCTGTCTTTTTTTTTTAGGATCTGTcggtcactagtagaaaacggccatttgtcccggttccagaggcccattagccccggttctggaaccgggactaaagggtcagGACTAAAGCCCAACACctttacactagtagaaaacagggctttggttcggccagaaaaaagcattaatcccggttgcattacgaaccgggactaatgtgagcattagtcccggttcgagcggctagggcaccgtacaggcattagtcccggttcaaatgggacctttagtcccggttggtgccacgaaccgggactaaagggtgcgatgccgattagtaccggtttgtggcaccaaccggtactaaaggttagacctttagtcccggttcgagccaccaaccggtactaatggggtttgaggcattagtaccggttcatggcacgaaccggtactaaaggtcccattttcaaactctacccccccccccagtggatcgccttttcagtttcgtaaaaagcaaaagaaatgATAAAAATTTCACAAATTAAAATCCTTttagatgtagttatgttactacatgtactagttaggaaaatttaaaaacttaaatttggacatgttttgcaaaaagtgtagggaaaatgtaaaacggctataacttttgcatacgatgtcagaaaaaatgtataatatatcaaaatgttcagacggaaaatccgcatccgattttgaccgcctacggcctgtttgcaaatttttagaatcctcaaattctaaaaggaaaaaaagttatgctcaaatttctgttttttctgaatttttgttaaatctggtcaaactatggtcaaactacttattcaagaagtattagtgttattaaataattattcaagaatattagtgtaactaaataattatttcagtttttgtgaattttggtcaaatctggtcaaactgtggtcaaactaattattcaaaaaTATTAGTGttgctaaataattatttcagtttttttgaattttggtcaaatctggtcaaactatggtcaaactacttattcaagaagtattagtgttattaaataattattgttttttagaacaatagtttcaaactcaaacagtgaaatgtgtgacttcatgctcaagctaaattcctgagggttaataggattgacatcttactattgtcaggaaaacaacaagtgttCAGGCTgcagtagtgagaggatgggtgaccgtccgggaagttagatgatttggaatgatgaggggtgattagagattagaggttaaattgagcagtgatgaggggtgagtAGAGATTaaaggttaaaataattcagaaatttgaaaataaaaaaaataaaaaaaaatcaatttttttttccagaaataatcataaaatttcctttagtactggttggtgttaccaaccgggactaaaggtggacctccagcggccacgtggagggcctttagtcccggttcgtgtaagaaccgggactaaagggggaggctttagtaacgaccctttagtcccggttccagaaccgggactaaaggcccttatgaaccgggactaaaggccctttttctactagtgttagtCTCGGTtcgcttacgaaccgggacagatggtgctccacgtggccgctgcggtgAGCCCAGGCaagggggcctttagtcccggttggtgttaccaaaaggcatccacgcgtcagcaacTCAGGAGCTGGTTTTTTTTGAAAGGGTGGGGGTTTATAGGGGGTTttggagggttaatttaggggtttcatatattgtgttagctagctaatagagagaagtgacctctcttatctccgtgcttggtcgacgctagctactatatgtatagagagaactcgacacgctagctagtaagcaaatgaaggaaccattaagtacacaagatcgtcatgaacatatacagagaggagtgcacctctctttctccgagagatttgtcgaacaacaagtttccatatatctatccgacgctactagctacatatatacaatataagatcccTTACAATCCCTAACATCTCATCTCTATATCaatttccacatggtattctccggctttattgatgacgtggtcaagaaagaatcccgccaattcctcttgaattgctcgtatgcgatcttgtggtaggagttcatcccgcatctgccagatccaaattgaagaagagggtcaatacatgtatatgaatgaaactcaacacaaatgatggtaataaaataaaattgtgaatatttttgcttacgcacttcatattgtttttcagagtagccccgctcacaggtccaGCGGCGGATGAACtcacaaacgtagtatccacaaaaATCATTCCCGCCTTCCTACCACAagcactttacaagaaatagacgtcaatcaaactgataagaaagcatgctaaatggtattgatgaaactagctagaatcaatgggagatgcgcggaactaggtAGTAGTGCTTACTTTCGGGTGTAAATCGCAGCTCGCTTGGCAGTCCCGGAGTAATTACGGTGAactctttccaaaccctgccaaacaaagaaaataattacttgatatcaggaaatgaacaaagtttccgatatggtgcgataatgatcgactgaacttacttctggagcatttgagtcatgttcgcatagtcctcggggtcttttcgtcttgagtctaagacggttactactccccgctcaagcttaatctctaggagaatatagtggaacctgcgcacgcatgcataactcatcaattacattactataacctcgagtaataagggaaaccgacaatgcacaagacagtaacactcacttgaagttgtaaggaaagagtaatatatctttgttttgatttttgagcaacgattgtagcaagttgtccTCGGTTTCTTTGACATTGTGTTTAACCGGCCATTCATGTATGATatttgggttaatgaacccaatgtcatagatttgtgcttttctgcattcgacgatcttcaatctgcataatatagtgaggataattatatatacacatgcaatgaaagagctaagctatatatagagacttaattacagaagtagtacttacagacagtagcaagtcacGAGTGTTttgtcgagggccttttgattgtataACTGGAATAACTCGTCAAACCCAACAGAGAACAAACAagttccaacgaggtcgtgctcctctttaattcTCATCGTCAGAACATCCTTCCCAGACtcgctgcaggttttcatgtaccattgatggaatcttcgcatcatcgttgttagaggaggacttccatctttgacgagaggcttcccgtactggtatctgaattcgtccacctccattgtgTCAAACACCACATCATCGTGCATGTAATCAgcaggattggtaccgggcaccatccccggcAGATTActgacgatgtcgctagacaccttgagcgggggacACGATTGGTTACCTGTTCGCCGAGCTAGGGAATTTttgcccacttcttcgttctgctaacctttTATCATTGGAAGTAGTTCCCGAGTCCTGCGCATCTCGATATGTCATTTTAATACAGCGGACATAGTTGGAATCCAGTGGAAGTggtggtggtcgcttcagggcatcgatagtgcgcttcactttcaccggatctatcttcccCTTCGGAGGTGGAGGTTTCTTTGCAAAAAATTCCCTCACTTGGGTTTCACAGATATCCGcgttttcctcctcggtcctctcgtatggtaacttttCCGGAGTCTTGAGAGATGGACCGTATCtatattgcctcccgcctctggctgtactgctagccGCCGGAGCGGCGGCGTCTCTCTTCCGTTGTTTCTtacgaggaggagaaggaggcggagtgccccgACGCGCCGGAGCGGCGGCGTCTGTCTTCCGTCGttgctgacgagccggaggaggaggcggactgcTCGGACGCGTCGGaggaggcgaaggaggaggcggagtggcctcatgcgccggagcagccggagaaggaggtggatgccctgatcactcgccggaggaggaggcggagtgccctgacttgccaaaggaggaggaggaggtggaggcgtctagtttggaagcttgatgtactccttccgtcctagacatggagtcttcagagcaagacccagccgaatctcccattcacctgtagggtggtcaagctcgagctcctcatATCCCTCCATTACTTCATCCACCATCACAACAGCATAGCCATGTGGAATCGGATGGCAGTGAAAAGTTCCGTCGGGttgaggaggtgcaacagagccgacagccgccttcaAGGTCAGGTTCTGGCATTTCGTCATAAGCTGGCAATGTTGAGCCTCCGtaatagcatccacggggtagctaggagccGTGAACTCAGGCTACTGAACgagctccgtggaagccacgctgcttctccgctgagatggcggggtagcttctaGGGTAGCTTCGTGCCGCTGAGATGGTTGGCCGGCAGCTCGCTGGCTCTCAACTTGTTCCTCTAGCTTTAGTACTCTTGCATTGAGCTTCTGCATTTCGCTCAGCTCCCgtttcctcttcctctcccgggttttgtaaccgcctgcgccgggaaacccaaccttccacgcaatggagcctggcgtgcctcgtgttcgtccagggtgctcaggattcccgagggacTCAGTCAGCTCGTCCTTCTCTCTGTCAGGAATGAACGTCCCGTCCTGCGCTGCAGCGATATACTTctgaagcttcttgacgggtattgcaagttgctcgtccgtccaaatgcacttccctgtttcagggtccaaagttcccccaaccccaaagaaccagtccttgaacggtctggccagttcaatgtctctggttcgacccctttagcaatcaggtcattctcagctttgtcccacaacgaccgggctttgaggtagccacctgaccccatgCGATGGTGATACAGGTTCTTTGCAGCATTTATCTTGTTTGTctctgacatcttcttactcttgtcaGATGTCTTGTaagccacaaatgcgggccagtgatctcttatcttctcaaatcggccggtgaattctggagtcttccctttgtcgacaaacgttgatttcaactcattctttcacctcctgaatagatctgccatcttcttaagagcacacGCCTTGACCAgtggctctataactggcttattcggatcctcctctggcggtagggtgaaatttgccttcagcgaggtccaaagatcatctttttGTCTATCGGTGACATAGGAAACTTGAGGGTCTTCGTTCTTAGGCTTATTCCATagctggatgctgatcgggatgtTGTCCCTAACAATAGCtccgcactgagcagaaaatgcaTCCTTGGTCCGcctgggttcaatcggttggccatcgtccgagattgctgtgatcgtgaacctttcatcctggcgcaaccttttcttcgggcctcgtctcattaccgaagtttggctcgatccggagggctataaaagaagaaagaagagttagtatatgtacataccaaaacaattaatgcatcaattagctagtccgcacatgcttaattaatatatatacctcgccgaaCTTTGCAACATCTCCCTcctccattcggtcaccggagccgtcatcacggtctccttcttccACCGGCATTCGGTTACCGTAGCCATCAtgatcatgtctttcctcctccattgtttgatcatcggagccttcaccctctccttccagaccatcggcgTCGTTGAGAAAGGACGAGACATCACGTCCGTCgcggattatgtcccccaacaactTCTCTTGTTCTAAGTCTCTTtgatccatagtttctgcaaatattacaacatgagagatggatatattagtggcaaacatagacctagctagctaatcacaacaaggaatattaattagtggcctcgacgcttctacggtttggggtggcctcgacaatgcttctagggtttggggtagCCTCGACAAccctcttttaacttggtaaatttgggtggcctcgacgcttctagggtttggtcgggcgagagggggttgatcgacgtcccccctcatgttGAAGAGTTACCAGAgttttctatgaacaaaaaaaatactaCCTATCACATGACATGCCCGGCGACCGGAccggaccgcctctctcatgaatgTCCGACGTCCGGATCGCCTCTCTCATGAATGTCAAACAAGGGATTCTCTTAACCTTTaagggatttaacaaaatggcgccattctggatgtgcagaaaatggtccatatatttttcctgatctcatctacccttttatatgtcacgttgtctagtgtcaaaggattcaagaaaaccatggcttcatcattagccggaagtaacagaCGCATGATGGTACAAAGCTCTCCAAAGTTGTTTTGGAACAGAGTCCCGCATAagataattcgctttttggtacgaAGTTCAGTAAGAGCCTTctgaatatcgctatttggaaggcctttgctgaatttcataccaaaaagcgaattatcctaaCGGAACTCctttccaaaataactttggagagcttcatatcaaaatgcgcctgttacttccgcctaatgatgaaaccatggatttcttcaatactttgacacaagAGAACGTGCACATATAGAAGCGTAGATGAGATCAGAAAAAATATGGATCAACTTAATTATGCACATCCATAATGggagcaattccagtgtggtaccgaggtttgtgttgccatcttcgcaattggggtacaaccctttttgtgatcctctaacatgtgatcgaacttcagtttctccttttcactttcgcactgtctctttgcatcaacaatgacccggcgaagATCATCATCGGGGACATCGTGTGGTTCCTCTTaatcttcagcttcccccgttgcagcatcaccgtattcagggggcacatagttgtcatcatcctcttcttctccgatgtcttccatcataacccctctttctccatgcttggtccaaacattatagtgtggcatgaaacccttataaagtaggtgggtgtgaagggttttcgagtcagagtaagacctcgtattcccacatatagggcatggacaacacataaaaccattctgcttgtttgcctcagccactgcgagaaaattatgcatgccctcaatgtactcggaggtgcgtctgttaccatacatccattgccagttcatctgcgtgcattatatataattaagtgtgtcaaaaaccattacaaaCATCAAGATTAGATAAGTGACcgaattaatagaagttcatcatcacattaaaaccaaagtacatacatagttctcattgaacaacatatagctctccagagcatctaattaaaccatacattgaaactatgtaaaacattccaatgcaacaacaaatgcgatcataatcgcaactaaggtaacaattgatccaacggcataatgataccaagcctcaatatgaatggcatattttctaatctttctaatcttcaagcgcattgcatcgatctttatcttgtgatcatcgatgacatccgcaacatgcaactccaatatcatcttctcctcctcaatttttttcaatttttccttcaagtaattgttttcttctttaactaaatttaa
The Aegilops tauschii subsp. strangulata cultivar AL8/78 chromosome 3, Aet v6.0, whole genome shotgun sequence genome window above contains:
- the LOC141042713 gene encoding uncharacterized protein, translated to MLDRVFVSVQWESLFPRALLKARPAVGSDHVPLILDAGILSLVSPSRFQFDASWHVVEGFCDVMVSKISNLLSSPHRSFGPMDDWHKVSYESRKFLRGWSRNRAAELRRDKESLESQIRDLDQSADTSGLSASQWATRYSLEDALMLLHQQSEIYWRQRGALNWTLKGDAMTAYFFAIANGRRRRCFIDTLLIDGVRISD